One genomic window of Nicotiana sylvestris chromosome 10, ASM39365v2, whole genome shotgun sequence includes the following:
- the LOC138879856 gene encoding uncharacterized protein → MEKVKIIKERLKTAQNRQKSYSNVCRRDLEFKEDDWVFVKVYPIKEGGGRSSTIVPVETIEVNEELSYKEVPVAILDRKVQKLRNKEIASVKVLWRNQQVEDATWEAEKK, encoded by the exons atggagaaagtcaagattattaaagagaggttgaaaactgctcaaaatCGCCAAAAGTCTTACTCTAACGTTTGTcgcagagatttagagttcaaagaagatgattgggtatttgtgAAGGTTTACCCTATTAAGG aaggtggtGGAAGAtcgtccactattgtgccagttgaaactattgaggttaatgaagagttGTCTTATaaagaagttccagttgccattcttgacagaaaagtccaaaaattgagaaataaggaaattgcctccgtaaaagtgttatggcggaaccagcaggttgaggatGCCACTTGGGAAGCagagaagaaatga